The stretch of DNA GGCGTCCTCCAGAAGGACGAACACGGGCTCCTGGCTGCCGTCGAGGTTGTCGGCGTCGTAGGCCTTGAGCTTGCCCGAGCCTGCAGCCACCGTAATGGTGAAGGTGTCGCCCACGATGAAGTCGGCGGAGCCGTCGGCCAGGGTCATGTTGAGGTGGTCCCCGGCGTAGGCCACCCCCACC from Thermodesulfobacteriota bacterium encodes:
- a CDS encoding head decoration protein translates to VGVAYAGDHLNMTLADGSADFIVGDTFTITVAAGSGKLKAYDADNLDGSQEPVFVLLEDADASEADADAVVGGAGVYVAANMTGLDAAARAALEARAIYFV